Proteins co-encoded in one Haloarcula pelagica genomic window:
- the cofD gene encoding 2-phospho-L-lactate transferase, translated as MVTFLAGGTGTPKLLAGADDVFSPEETTVVANTGDDVELSGHVICPDLDTVLFLGGGDLDRETWWGRDGDTAETHDELHRLADAAGLEDGPRYLAGEKQTAGREIARWRRFSGVAEFMRIGDRDRAVHLTRTSLLDEGQSLTAVTRVLADAFGLDRTLLPMSDDPVATLIDTPSGTMHFQEWWVGRNGEPPVGAVEFRGAAAAEATASVLTALDEPVVIGPSNPVTSIGPMAAIDGIERALHETTVVAVSPFVGDEVFSGPAAELMAGTGVEPSTAGVAASYPFADAFVLDESDPTDLDRPIVRTDTTLADAADSDRVARAVDRALEAA; from the coding sequence ATGGTGACGTTCCTCGCCGGCGGGACAGGCACGCCGAAACTGCTTGCCGGCGCCGACGATGTCTTCTCGCCCGAGGAGACGACCGTCGTCGCCAACACGGGCGACGACGTTGAACTCAGCGGTCACGTGATCTGTCCCGACCTCGACACCGTGTTGTTCCTCGGGGGCGGCGACCTCGACCGTGAGACCTGGTGGGGTCGTGACGGCGACACGGCGGAGACACACGACGAACTCCACCGACTCGCCGACGCTGCCGGCCTGGAGGACGGCCCGCGATATCTCGCGGGCGAGAAGCAGACAGCGGGCCGCGAGATCGCACGCTGGCGGCGGTTCTCCGGCGTCGCCGAGTTCATGCGCATCGGCGACCGAGACCGTGCGGTTCATCTGACACGGACCTCGCTGCTGGACGAGGGGCAGTCGTTGACCGCGGTCACGCGGGTCCTGGCCGATGCGTTCGGGCTCGACCGGACGTTGCTCCCGATGAGCGACGACCCCGTGGCGACACTCATCGATACGCCTTCGGGGACGATGCACTTTCAGGAGTGGTGGGTCGGCCGGAACGGCGAGCCACCCGTCGGGGCTGTCGAGTTCCGCGGTGCCGCGGCCGCCGAAGCGACCGCTTCCGTCCTGACGGCACTGGACGAACCGGTCGTGATCGGCCCGTCGAACCCGGTCACCTCGATCGGGCCGATGGCGGCGATCGACGGGATCGAACGAGCGCTCCACGAGACGACCGTAGTGGCCGTCTCGCCGTTCGTCGGCGACGAGGTGTTCTCGGGACCAGCAGCGGAACTGATGGCCGGGACGGGCGTCGAACCGAGTACTGCTGGCGTCGCCGCGTCCTACCCGTTCGCCGACGCCTTTGTCCTCGACGAGTCCGATCCGACCGATCTCGACCGACCGATCGTACGGACCGACACGACGCTGGCCGACGCGGCGGACTCCGACCGTGTCGCACGCGCTGTCGACCGTGCGCTGGAGGCCGCCTGA
- a CDS encoding protein-tyrosine phosphatase family protein has protein sequence MNAHRFAPAAPDEEFVFGACAPGWHSAASHTDALDDWITQLRDREVERVCCLLPGRQLDASGSNLDRYRTAFGPEKVCHSPVPDHHLVPEDRLRGELLPFLADAREHEERVVVHCLAGIGRTGQVLAAWLVHSRDYGPHRAIETVESMGREPRDAVRAGNADDADLVDLLAAVAREGSSNHG, from the coding sequence ATGAACGCACATCGCTTCGCACCGGCGGCGCCCGACGAGGAGTTCGTCTTCGGTGCCTGTGCCCCCGGCTGGCACTCCGCGGCCTCCCACACCGATGCGCTCGACGACTGGATCACACAGCTCCGCGACCGGGAAGTCGAGCGGGTCTGCTGTCTGCTCCCCGGCCGCCAACTGGACGCCAGCGGCTCGAACCTCGACCGCTACCGGACGGCGTTCGGGCCGGAGAAGGTCTGTCACAGCCCGGTCCCGGACCATCACCTCGTCCCGGAGGACCGGCTTCGCGGCGAATTACTGCCGTTTCTGGCCGACGCTCGGGAGCACGAGGAACGTGTCGTCGTCCACTGTCTCGCCGGGATCGGCCGGACCGGTCAGGTCCTGGCCGCCTGGCTCGTTCACAGTCGGGACTACGGGCCACACCGGGCGATCGAGACCGTCGAATCGATGGGACGGGAACCCCGTGACGCCGTTCGGGCAGGCAACGCCGACGACGCGGACCTCGTCGACCTGTTGGCTGCTGTCGCTCGTGAGGGCTCCTCGAACCACGGTTGA
- a CDS encoding inositol monophosphatase family protein has protein sequence MMADEHLWPALRAARAAGEHLRDRFDPVPASAGSCDGSGTSADISAEAIILDILEGSFPDHNVVSEERSPEFVPRPRWVIDPLDGTTNFHSGVPHFSVSIAYEGTGCPDLGIVYYVPDDRLFVAIEGDGAYVDGRPLELSGPVDLSDAVVVTGFDSLRRDDGGREYFRALVESTRGVRRMGSAAAELAFVAAGSFDVYFERKLDMWDTKAGTLIVTEAGGEVTHIEAVDDVTGEIVVASTPALHSELISFMSRNHVLG, from the coding sequence ATCATGGCCGACGAACACCTGTGGCCGGCCCTCCGAGCGGCCAGGGCCGCCGGGGAGCACCTCCGCGATCGGTTCGATCCAGTGCCCGCGTCCGCCGGGTCGTGTGACGGCAGCGGGACATCGGCCGATATCTCGGCAGAGGCGATCATCCTCGATATCCTCGAAGGAAGCTTTCCAGACCACAACGTCGTGTCCGAGGAGCGTTCGCCCGAGTTCGTCCCGCGGCCCAGGTGGGTGATCGACCCGCTCGACGGGACGACGAACTTCCACAGTGGCGTTCCCCACTTCTCCGTGTCGATCGCCTACGAAGGAACCGGTTGCCCGGACCTGGGCATCGTGTACTACGTCCCCGACGACCGCCTGTTCGTGGCCATCGAGGGGGACGGTGCGTACGTCGACGGGCGCCCGCTCGAGTTGTCCGGACCGGTCGACCTGTCCGACGCCGTCGTCGTGACCGGGTTCGACTCGCTTCGTCGGGACGACGGCGGCCGGGAGTACTTCCGGGCGCTCGTCGAGTCGACACGGGGCGTCCGACGGATGGGATCGGCCGCCGCGGAACTCGCGTTCGTCGCCGCCGGCAGCTTCGACGTGTACTTCGAGCGAAAACTCGACATGTGGGACACGAAGGCGGGGACGCTGATCGTCACCGAGGCGGGGGGTGAGGTGACACACATCGAGGCAGTCGACGACGTTACGGGCGAGATTGTCGTCGCGTCGACACCGGCACTGCATAGCGAACTCATCTCGTTTATGTCCCGCAACCACGTCCTCGGGTGA
- a CDS encoding glycerophosphodiester phosphodiesterase: MLVIGHRGCAGQYPENTIPAVRGAAPHVDLVEVDVVPSGSGDLVVFHDETLDRLTVTSGRVDETPVETLTDLRVDGSTATIPRFETVVDAWPSGVGMNLDLHDPTIVDRALDIVDGLGERIVLSSTAVGAIRAAQTHPTAVTTGYSFDSDPEAELARARELGVEFVHVDHRLCLQSSVIERAHRQGCQVDAWTLATSQPVETLRSRGVDAVTVDRWDIVG; encoded by the coding sequence ATGCTCGTCATCGGGCACCGGGGGTGTGCCGGACAGTACCCGGAGAACACGATTCCCGCGGTCAGAGGGGCCGCCCCACACGTCGATCTCGTCGAAGTCGACGTGGTCCCCAGCGGCTCCGGTGACCTCGTCGTCTTCCACGACGAGACACTCGACCGCCTCACGGTTACCAGTGGTCGTGTCGACGAGACACCGGTCGAGACGCTGACGGACCTCCGCGTCGACGGGTCGACGGCGACGATCCCGCGGTTCGAGACCGTCGTCGACGCCTGGCCCTCGGGTGTCGGCATGAACCTCGACCTCCACGATCCAACGATCGTGGACCGTGCGCTCGATATCGTGGACGGACTCGGCGAACGGATCGTCCTCTCCTCGACAGCTGTCGGGGCTATCCGCGCGGCACAGACACACCCGACAGCCGTGACGACGGGGTATTCGTTCGATTCCGACCCCGAGGCGGAACTGGCTCGTGCCCGCGAGTTGGGCGTCGAATTCGTCCACGTCGACCACCGGCTCTGTCTCCAGTCGAGTGTCATCGAACGGGCGCACCGACAGGGGTGTCAGGTGGACGCCTGGACGCTCGCGACTTCCCAGCCCGTCGAGACACTCCGCTCACGAGGAGTAGACGCCGTCACCGTCGATCGGTGGGACATCGTCGGGTGA
- a CDS encoding ABC transporter substrate-binding protein, which translates to MVNIGSACGNRHETTADGVSRRGFLTTAGAVGALGLAGCSGGSGSESDGGASGGSSSAAVTIDFWHIFGGELGTTLEEMAAEFSEQTDGVTVNAVNNGGYRQNLNQSLQASRAGDPPGIAQIFEIGTRLALDSGAFTPVSEILPEDEMNLDDFLPSVLNYYRIDGSLNSMPFNSSNTIMLYNKTAFEEAGLDPESPPRSLAEVREAAQTIVDQTDMESGITWPNHTWMQVEQQFAKQDQVLVNNENGRSGRPDGTFFNSEAGRNVYSWWKTMADEGLYLNPGIEAWGEARQAFLTQKVPMVWDSTSNMVSMKSGADENGFELGSAYLPTPGGDNTGVVIGGGSLWVPDALSDAKKEAAGQFIAYLTATEQQARWHRNSGYFPVRQSAIDTLTDEGWFDENPNFRTAFDQLQDTTDTPATRGAVMGVFPKARTVNEEVSVSIINGEVGVEEGLSQMDTQVQNALDGYSGNYDGSE; encoded by the coding sequence ATGGTAAATATCGGCTCGGCATGTGGGAACCGGCACGAGACAACCGCGGACGGGGTCAGCCGTCGAGGCTTTCTGACGACGGCGGGGGCCGTCGGTGCGCTCGGCCTGGCAGGCTGTAGCGGGGGCAGCGGCTCGGAGAGTGACGGCGGCGCGTCCGGCGGCAGTTCGTCCGCGGCCGTCACGATCGACTTCTGGCACATCTTCGGCGGCGAGCTGGGGACGACGCTCGAAGAGATGGCGGCGGAGTTCTCCGAACAGACCGACGGTGTGACGGTCAACGCCGTCAACAACGGCGGCTACCGACAGAACCTGAACCAGTCGCTCCAGGCCTCCCGGGCCGGCGACCCGCCGGGGATCGCACAGATCTTCGAGATCGGGACCCGGCTGGCGCTGGACAGCGGGGCGTTCACCCCCGTCTCGGAGATCCTGCCGGAAGACGAGATGAACCTCGACGACTTCCTGCCGTCGGTCCTGAACTACTACCGGATCGATGGCAGCCTCAACTCCATGCCGTTCAACTCCTCGAACACGATCATGCTGTACAACAAGACGGCGTTCGAGGAGGCAGGGCTCGATCCCGAGAGTCCGCCCCGGAGCCTCGCCGAGGTCCGGGAAGCCGCACAGACGATCGTCGATCAGACCGACATGGAGAGCGGGATCACCTGGCCGAACCACACCTGGATGCAGGTCGAACAGCAGTTCGCCAAGCAGGATCAGGTGCTCGTCAACAACGAGAACGGTCGCTCCGGCCGTCCCGACGGGACCTTCTTCAACTCTGAGGCCGGCCGCAACGTCTACTCGTGGTGGAAGACGATGGCCGACGAGGGGCTGTATCTCAACCCCGGGATCGAGGCCTGGGGCGAGGCCCGACAGGCGTTTCTCACCCAGAAGGTCCCGATGGTCTGGGACTCCACGTCGAACATGGTCTCGATGAAAAGCGGCGCCGACGAGAACGGCTTCGAACTGGGATCGGCGTACCTCCCGACGCCCGGCGGCGACAACACCGGCGTCGTCATCGGCGGGGGGTCGCTGTGGGTCCCCGACGCGCTCTCGGACGCGAAGAAGGAGGCCGCCGGCCAGTTCATCGCCTATCTGACCGCGACCGAACAGCAGGCCCGCTGGCACCGCAACAGCGGCTACTTCCCGGTTCGCCAGAGCGCGATCGACACGCTGACCGACGAGGGCTGGTTCGACGAGAACCCGAACTTCCGGACCGCCTTCGACCAGCTCCAGGACACCACCGACACGCCGGCCACGCGCGGGGCAGTCATGGGCGTGTTCCCGAAGGCCCGGACGGTCAACGAGGAGGTCTCGGTGAGCATCATCAACGGCGAGGTCGGCGTCGAAGAGGGGCTCTCACAGATGGACACACAGGTCCAGAACGCGCTGGACGGGTACAGCGGGAACTACGACGGCAGCGAGTAA
- a CDS encoding carbohydrate ABC transporter permease: MSDTPKPFDSTPQAAVLLVPTIAVLVAFLYYPGLETFRLSLYETLFLGQQRAWVGLGNFVDLATSSTYRHSFGISVLFAALVVGGTMLLSLGISYLLYEIEVWSSTYLVAAIWPYALPPAVAAILLNFILHPNLGIFTHYLELLTPFTLDWFSNGTQAFLVLAVVAIWKQLGYNIIFMVAALNNIPDILTESAEIDGVGRLKMLYKVYVPLISPTLVFLIVMNTIYSFFSTFPLVDLLTSGGPGNATNLLIFKLYRDAFEFSNLGLASAQSVILFALVAILMYVQLRISDEYAQYGA; encoded by the coding sequence ATGAGCGACACTCCGAAACCGTTCGATTCGACCCCGCAGGCCGCGGTACTCCTGGTGCCGACCATCGCGGTGCTTGTCGCGTTTCTGTACTACCCCGGCCTGGAGACGTTCCGGCTGAGCCTCTACGAGACGCTGTTCCTGGGACAACAGCGGGCCTGGGTCGGCCTCGGGAACTTCGTGGACCTGGCTACGTCCTCGACCTACCGGCACAGCTTCGGGATCTCAGTCCTCTTCGCGGCGCTCGTCGTCGGCGGGACCATGCTGCTCTCGCTGGGGATCAGCTACCTGCTCTACGAGATCGAGGTGTGGTCCTCGACGTATCTCGTGGCCGCGATCTGGCCCTACGCCCTGCCGCCCGCGGTCGCGGCGATCCTGTTGAACTTCATCCTGCATCCGAACCTCGGCATCTTCACGCACTACCTGGAGCTGCTGACGCCGTTCACGCTGGATTGGTTCAGCAACGGTACCCAGGCGTTTCTCGTGCTGGCCGTGGTCGCGATCTGGAAGCAACTGGGGTACAACATCATCTTCATGGTCGCCGCGTTGAACAACATCCCGGACATCCTGACCGAGAGCGCCGAGATCGACGGCGTCGGGCGGCTGAAGATGCTGTACAAGGTGTACGTCCCCCTCATCTCACCGACGCTGGTGTTCCTGATCGTCATGAACACGATCTACTCGTTTTTCTCGACGTTCCCACTCGTCGATCTCCTGACCAGCGGCGGTCCGGGCAACGCGACGAACCTCCTGATCTTCAAGCTGTATCGGGACGCCTTCGAGTTCAGTAACCTCGGCCTGGCGTCCGCACAGTCCGTTATCCTGTTCGCGCTGGTCGCGATCCTGATGTACGTCCAGCTTCGGATCTCTGACGAATACGCACAGTACGGGGCCTGA
- a CDS encoding carbohydrate ABC transporter permease has product MATDTDTPTADALSLDRGLPDQLLLHGGLVFAIVAMSAPLVLAIIMSTQTTTEVYEVTNLGLGSQGLENYRAALTEYNFSTYMLNSFVMSVLIVVGKVTLSLFAALALVYYDFPYERGVFVFILLTLLLPVPVRIVPLFQLMADLGWTNTMIALTGPYIASATAVFLFRQHFMSISSSLVEAARLDGVGPLKFLVKVLIPMSRGMIAGVSVITFIYAWNQFLWPLVAVTDKDSQVVQVGIRYLQGSAQAGLTRWGLIMAGAVLALLPPLLVLIALHRPLLNTFAIQQK; this is encoded by the coding sequence ATGGCAACAGATACCGACACGCCGACGGCCGACGCACTGTCACTGGACCGCGGGCTCCCGGACCAGCTACTCCTGCACGGCGGACTCGTCTTCGCCATCGTGGCGATGTCCGCGCCGCTGGTCCTCGCGATCATCATGAGCACACAGACCACGACGGAGGTGTACGAAGTCACGAACCTCGGGCTCGGAAGTCAGGGCCTGGAGAACTACCGGGCGGCACTGACCGAGTACAACTTCAGCACCTACATGCTGAACTCCTTCGTCATGAGTGTCCTGATCGTCGTGGGGAAAGTCACGCTGTCGCTGTTCGCGGCGCTCGCGCTCGTCTACTACGACTTTCCCTACGAGCGGGGCGTCTTCGTGTTCATCCTGCTGACGCTGTTGTTGCCCGTCCCGGTCCGGATCGTCCCGCTGTTTCAGCTCATGGCGGATCTGGGCTGGACGAACACGATGATCGCACTGACCGGCCCCTACATCGCCAGCGCGACCGCGGTGTTCCTGTTCCGCCAGCACTTCATGTCGATCTCGTCGTCGCTGGTCGAGGCCGCCCGGCTCGACGGCGTCGGCCCACTGAAGTTCCTGGTCAAGGTGTTGATCCCGATGTCCCGGGGGATGATCGCCGGCGTCAGCGTCATCACGTTCATCTACGCCTGGAACCAGTTCCTCTGGCCGCTCGTGGCCGTGACCGACAAGGACAGCCAGGTGGTCCAGGTCGGTATCCGCTATCTCCAGGGGTCGGCCCAGGCCGGGCTGACCCGGTGGGGGCTCATCATGGCTGGGGCGGTCCTGGCGCTGTTGCCGCCGCTTCTCGTGTTGATCGCCCTGCACCGACCGCTGTTGAACACCTTCGCGATCCAGCAGAAGTAA
- a CDS encoding ABC transporter ATP-binding protein, whose amino-acid sequence MTDIELTELQKEYDGVRAVKGIDLTVRDGEFLVVVGPSGCGKSTTLRLIAGLEDVTDGTIELGDRVVNDVAPKDRSIAMVFQNYALYPHMTAAQNMKFGMKSVSDFSGEEIDARVEEAAETLDIPELLDRKPEALSGGERQRVAIGRALVREPDVFLLDEPLSNLDAKLRVQMRAELLKLHRQLDTTTVYVTHDQTEAMTLGDRVAVLDDGRLQQVAAPQELYDYPVNRFVAGFIGEPAMNFLPVEVRGEHPAVATHDAFTLPLPSASGLDAARETDVVLGLRPEDAALAANRPDADPVCTATVTVTEPLGEQLLLHCTVGETEVQIKVEPRTEIRPGDTVELCVDEQRLHLFERASGEALYHSADAQARAAERVPGE is encoded by the coding sequence ATGACAGATATCGAACTCACAGAGCTACAGAAAGAGTACGACGGCGTACGGGCGGTGAAAGGGATCGACCTGACGGTACGGGACGGCGAGTTCCTCGTCGTCGTCGGCCCGTCGGGGTGTGGGAAGTCGACGACGCTGCGGCTGATCGCCGGGCTCGAAGACGTGACCGACGGCACGATCGAACTCGGCGACCGCGTCGTCAACGACGTGGCGCCCAAAGACCGGAGCATCGCGATGGTGTTCCAGAACTACGCGCTGTACCCCCACATGACCGCGGCCCAGAACATGAAGTTCGGGATGAAGTCGGTCAGTGACTTCTCCGGTGAGGAGATCGACGCCCGGGTCGAGGAGGCGGCCGAGACGCTCGATATCCCGGAGCTACTGGACCGGAAACCCGAGGCGCTCTCGGGCGGGGAACGCCAGCGGGTCGCCATCGGGCGCGCTCTGGTCCGTGAACCGGACGTGTTCCTGCTCGACGAGCCGCTCAGTAATCTGGACGCGAAACTCCGTGTCCAGATGCGCGCGGAGCTGTTGAAGCTCCACCGACAGCTCGACACCACGACGGTGTACGTGACACACGACCAGACCGAAGCGATGACGCTCGGGGACAGGGTCGCGGTGCTCGACGACGGGCGGCTCCAGCAGGTCGCGGCGCCACAGGAGCTGTACGACTATCCGGTCAACCGGTTCGTCGCGGGGTTCATCGGTGAGCCGGCGATGAACTTCCTGCCGGTCGAGGTCCGTGGAGAGCATCCTGCGGTCGCAACACACGACGCGTTCACGCTCCCGCTGCCGTCGGCGAGCGGGCTCGACGCCGCGCGGGAGACGGACGTGGTGCTCGGGCTCCGACCCGAGGACGCCGCCCTCGCCGCGAACCGCCCCGACGCCGACCCGGTGTGTACCGCGACGGTGACGGTGACGGAACCGCTGGGCGAACAGCTCCTCCTGCACTGCACCGTCGGCGAGACGGAGGTCCAGATCAAGGTCGAACCCCGGACCGAGATCCGGCCGGGCGACACCGTCGAGCTCTGTGTCGACGAGCAGCGACTCCACCTGTTCGAGCGAGCCAGCGGCGAGGCGCTGTATCACTCCGCCGACGCACAGGCCCGGGCCGCCGAACGGGTCCCGGGCGAGTGA
- a CDS encoding inositol monophosphatase family protein: MSHDRTLLDDERLLGALDVVLETGALQRESLDEDVVVEYKSRGELVTEVDSRSQERIVAHLRREFPTHGVLAEEGATADDRRRCRWIVDPLDGTTNYYHGFPTFSISVALEVDGTLELGIVYDVPGDDVYTGIRGSGAFRERTPITVSEESALERSLVGTGFDVDTTPSVETLAAIVETTQGVRRTGSAALDLIHVATGRTEGFYQGGLSPWDVAAGAVIVREAGGRITDYGGTGGLAGLESGDIVASNGLVHDALRNRVR, encoded by the coding sequence ATGAGCCACGACAGAACGCTCCTCGACGACGAACGCCTCCTCGGCGCGCTCGATGTGGTCCTCGAAACGGGCGCGCTCCAGCGCGAGTCCCTCGACGAGGACGTTGTCGTCGAGTACAAGTCCCGTGGCGAACTGGTCACGGAGGTCGATAGCCGCTCGCAGGAGCGGATCGTCGCGCACCTCCGCCGCGAGTTCCCGACCCACGGCGTCCTGGCCGAGGAAGGGGCGACGGCGGACGACCGGCGCCGGTGTCGGTGGATCGTCGATCCGCTCGACGGGACGACCAACTACTACCACGGCTTTCCGACGTTCTCGATCTCTGTCGCCCTGGAAGTCGACGGGACCCTCGAACTGGGGATCGTCTACGATGTCCCCGGAGACGACGTGTACACGGGTATCCGCGGAAGCGGAGCCTTCCGTGAGCGGACGCCGATCACCGTCTCCGAGGAGTCGGCCCTGGAACGGTCGCTCGTCGGGACCGGCTTCGATGTCGACACGACCCCATCGGTCGAGACACTCGCCGCGATCGTCGAGACGACACAGGGTGTCCGGCGGACGGGCTCGGCGGCCCTCGACCTGATCCATGTGGCGACGGGCCGGACCGAGGGGTTCTACCAGGGCGGGCTCAGTCCCTGGGATGTGGCGGCCGGCGCCGTCATCGTCCGCGAGGCGGGCGGGCGAATCACCGACTACGGCGGCACCGGCGGACTGGCTGGCCTCGAATCGGGCGACATCGTCGCGTCGAACGGCCTGGTGCACGACGCGCTCCGGAACCGCGTCCGGTAG
- a CDS encoding HD domain-containing protein — translation MTTIKDSVHDHIAVEGVAEALLETPPVQRLRHISQLGTVTLVYPSANHTRFEHSLGVYHLADQALGHLGIGGRQAERVRAAALLHDIGHSPYSHNVEHVVHRHTGKYHDDVHELIDSGPVARVLDEHDLDPDRVADLVAGEGDLGQLVSGELDVDRMDYLVRDAHHTGVPYGTIDHERLIRELRLVDGELVLDEGNVQAAESLLLARALMNPTVYQHHVARIAKTMLRRGTERLLTATNWTAHDLRRWDDNDLLVRLRQCEETATYADRLSDRNLYKRAVWAEYSAVPDDLFDADHRDIRALEDKIAATAAVDTDAVLIDVAADPSMTESTSRVLVNGEVRQLGEQSTLVSALRAAQRDQWRLGVYAPPSANERVGEAAIRELGLDIDGARISDVRTGIHATLDEFN, via the coding sequence ATGACAACGATCAAGGACAGCGTCCACGACCACATCGCGGTCGAGGGCGTTGCCGAAGCGTTGCTGGAGACGCCCCCCGTCCAGCGCCTCCGTCACATCTCCCAACTGGGAACCGTCACGCTGGTCTATCCCTCGGCGAACCACACCCGGTTCGAGCACTCGCTTGGGGTGTACCACCTCGCGGACCAGGCGCTCGGTCATCTCGGCATCGGGGGTCGGCAGGCCGAACGGGTCCGGGCCGCGGCGCTGCTCCACGATATCGGCCACTCCCCGTACAGCCACAACGTCGAGCACGTCGTCCACCGACACACGGGCAAGTACCACGACGACGTGCACGAACTCATCGACAGCGGCCCGGTCGCTCGCGTGCTCGACGAACACGACCTCGACCCCGACCGGGTCGCCGACCTTGTCGCCGGCGAGGGTGACCTCGGGCAACTGGTCTCGGGGGAACTCGATGTCGACCGGATGGACTACCTGGTCCGGGACGCCCACCACACCGGCGTCCCTTACGGCACGATCGACCACGAACGGCTGATCCGCGAGCTCCGCCTGGTCGACGGCGAACTCGTCCTCGACGAGGGCAACGTCCAGGCCGCCGAGTCGCTGCTGCTCGCCCGGGCGCTGATGAACCCGACCGTCTACCAGCACCACGTCGCCCGCATCGCCAAGACGATGCTGCGCCGCGGGACCGAGCGCCTCCTGACCGCGACCAACTGGACGGCCCACGACCTGCGCCGGTGGGACGACAACGACCTGCTGGTCAGGCTCCGCCAGTGCGAGGAGACCGCGACCTACGCCGACCGACTGAGCGACCGAAACCTCTACAAACGGGCGGTCTGGGCGGAGTACTCGGCGGTCCCGGACGACCTGTTCGACGCCGACCACCGGGACATCCGCGCGCTGGAGGACAAGATCGCCGCGACGGCGGCCGTCGACACCGACGCGGTGCTGATCGATGTCGCGGCCGACCCCTCGATGACTGAGTCCACGAGCCGTGTCCTCGTCAACGGCGAGGTCCGGCAGTTGGGCGAGCAGTCCACGCTGGTCAGCGCGCTCCGGGCCGCACAGCGCGACCAGTGGCGACTCGGCGTGTACGCGCCGCCGTCGGCGAACGAGCGCGTCGGCGAGGCGGCGATCCGCGAACTCGGGCTGGACATCGACGGCGCCCGGATCAGCGACGTTCGAACGGGGATCCACGCGACCCTCGATGAGTTTAACTGA
- a CDS encoding amidohydrolase family protein, with protein MILEGTILRGRDFDPVEGRVVAEDGEITGIEETAVDSDAIVCPAFVNAHTHIGDSIAKEAGEGLTLEELVAPPDGLKHRLLRAASTEELVAGMRRTISFMEGAGTGAFVEFREGGVDGVRAIDTALADSPVRSVVLGRETVAAMEQADGFGASGANDDEFGAERRATRQAGKLFGIHAGEVDASDINPALDLDPDFLVHMVHAADIHLDRVADSDVPVVVCPRSNLSTGVGRPPIEALAERTTVALGTDNVMLNSPSMFREMAVTEMISDLSAREVLRMATVNGAEIAGLDCGVIEPGRPARLFSLDGDTDNLAGAQNPVRALVRRAGVDDVDRVVLPDT; from the coding sequence GTGATTCTGGAAGGAACGATCCTCCGCGGGCGCGACTTCGACCCCGTGGAGGGCCGTGTCGTCGCCGAGGACGGGGAGATCACGGGCATCGAGGAGACCGCCGTCGATAGCGACGCGATCGTCTGCCCGGCCTTTGTCAACGCCCACACGCACATCGGCGACTCAATCGCGAAGGAGGCCGGCGAGGGACTGACACTGGAGGAACTGGTCGCCCCGCCCGACGGACTGAAACACCGGCTGCTCCGGGCGGCCAGCACGGAGGAACTCGTCGCCGGGATGCGCCGGACGATCTCGTTCATGGAAGGGGCCGGCACTGGCGCGTTCGTCGAGTTCCGGGAGGGCGGCGTCGACGGCGTCCGCGCGATCGACACGGCGCTGGCGGATTCGCCCGTCCGAAGCGTCGTCCTCGGTCGCGAGACCGTCGCGGCGATGGAGCAGGCCGACGGGTTCGGGGCCAGCGGTGCCAACGACGACGAGTTCGGCGCCGAGCGGCGCGCAACCCGGCAGGCCGGGAAGCTGTTCGGCATCCACGCCGGGGAGGTCGACGCCTCCGACATCAACCCCGCGTTGGACCTCGATCCGGACTTCCTCGTCCACATGGTCCACGCCGCGGACATCCACCTCGATCGGGTCGCCGACAGCGACGTTCCGGTCGTCGTCTGTCCCCGCTCGAACCTCTCGACCGGTGTCGGCCGGCCGCCGATCGAGGCGCTCGCCGAGCGGACGACGGTCGCGCTGGGGACGGACAACGTGATGCTCAACAGCCCGTCGATGTTCCGCGAGATGGCCGTTACGGAGATGATATCCGACCTCTCGGCCCGCGAAGTGCTCCGGATGGCGACGGTCAACGGCGCCGAAATCGCCGGCCTCGACTGTGGCGTGATCGAGCCTGGGCGGCCCGCTCGCCTGTTTTCCCTCGACGGCGATACCGACAACCTCGCCGGCGCACAGAACCCCGTCCGCGCGCTGGTCCGGCGCGCCGGCGTCGACGATGTCGACCGCGTCGTCCTCCCGGACACGTAG